DNA sequence from the Cronobacter turicensis z3032 genome:
CATTGTCGCGCTCGCGGGTCTGGGACTGCGTCAGTTCGGACTGCAACCGGGCTATCTCTTCATCGCGCGGATCCACCTGCTCAGCAGATTCGGCAGATTCTACAGCCTCAACCTCTTCATGCTGCTCCGTGACGATCTCTTCCGGGGCTTGCCCGTCAGGCGTTTTCTGTTCTTTACTACTCATGAAATTCTCCGCGTTTATGCATTCGTATCGCTAACCTGGATTATTATGGGGATCAGTTTGCGGGTTTCAAGGGAAGCAGACAGATTGTCCCCCTTTCCACGCCTATAAGGACGACCAGGAAAATGAATAACCATTTCAACTGCATCGGTATTGTCGGACATCCACGCCACCCTACCGCGCTGACGACGCATGAAATGCTCTGGCGCTGGCTCTTAGATCGCGGCTACGACGTCATTATCGAGCAGCAGATAGCCGAGGAGCTCAAACTCAGCGACGCCCGCACCGGGACGCTGGCGGAAATCGGCCAGCAGGCGGATCTGGCGGTCGTGGTCGGCGGGGACGGCAATATGCTGGGCGCCGCGCGCGTCCTGGCGCGCTACGACATCAGCGTCATCGGCATCAACCGCGGCAACCTCGGGTTCCTCACCGATCTCGACCCGGACAACGCCCAGCAGCAACTGGCGGACGTGCTTGAAGGCCACTACATTCGCGAGCAACGCTTTTTGCTGGAGGCCCAGGTCTGCCAGAAAAACTGTCAGAAGCGCATCAGCACTGCCATCAATGAAGTGGTTCTGCACCCAGGCAAAGTGGCGCACATGATTGAATTTGAAGTTTATATAGACGAAAAATTCGCCTTCTCCCAGCGCTCTGACGGCCTGATAATCTCAACGCCCACCGGCTCAACCGCCTATTCGCTCTCCGCAGGCGGCCCTATCCTGACGCCGTCGCTTGATGCTATCACGCTGGTGCCCATGTTCCCGCATACGCTCTCGGCGCGTCCGCTGGTTATCAACAGTAGCAGCACTATCCGCCTGCGCTTTTCCAACATGCGCAGCGATCTGGAAATCAGCTGCGACAGCCAGATAGCGCTGCCCATTCAGGAAGGGGAAGATGTGTTTATCCGCCGCTGCGACTATCCGCTGAACCTGATCCATCCGAAGGACTACAGCTATTTCAACACATTAAGCTCAAAACTCGGCTGGTCAAAAAAATTATTCTGAAACCCGCATTAGCCACTTTACTGTATATAAAACCAGTTTATACTGTATGCAATTACAGCTCTGTGAGTTTATACAGGAAAGCGGCTATGCTGGCACAATTAACCATCAGTAATTTCGCTATTGTTCGTGAACTGGAAATCGACTTTAACGCCGGGATGACCGCCATCACGGGTGAAACCGGCGCCGGTAAATCCATCGCGATCGATGCGCTGGGCTTGTGCCTGGGCGGTCGTGCGGAAGGCGATATGGTGCGTGCCGGCGCCAGCCGCGCGGATCTCTGCGCCCGCTTCGCACTGAAAGATACACCCGCCGCGCTGCGCTGGCTGGAAGAAAACCAGCTTGAAGACGGCAGCGAGTGCCTGCTGCGTCGCGTTATCAGCAGCGATGGCCGCTCGCGCGGATTTATCAACGGCACCGCCGTGCCGCTCTCGCAATTACGTGAACTCGGCCAGTTACTGATTCAAATTCACGGTCAGCACGCTCACCAGCTTCTGCTCAAGCCTGAGCATCAGAAACGCCTGCTGGATGGCTATGCGGGCGAAGGCGATCTGATGGCGCAGATGGCGCAAAGCTACCGTCAGTGGCATCAAAGCTGTCGCGATCTGGCCCTGCATCAGCAGCAGAGCCAGGAGCGCGCCGCCCGCGCCGAGCTGCTCCACTACCAGTTAAAAGAGCTTAACGAATTCAACCCGCAAGCGGGCGAGTTCGAGCAAATCGATGAAGAGTACAAACGCTTAGCCAACAGCGGGCAGCTGCTTTCTACCAGCCAGCAGGCGTTAAACCTGCTGGCCGACGCGGAAGATGCCAACCTGCAAAGCCAGCTCTACAGCGCACGCAATCTGGTGACCGATCTCGTCGGCATGGATGACAAACTCTCCGGCGTGCTGAATATGCTTGAAGAGGCCGCCATCCAACTGAGTGAAGCCAGCGACGAACTGCGTCACTACTGCGAACGCCTGGATCTCGACCCGAACCGTCTGTATGAGCTGGAGCAGCGCATCTCCCGTCAAATCACGCTTGCGCGCAAGCACCATATCGCCCCGGAAGAGCTGCCCGCGTTCCACCAGAAGCTGCTTGAAGAGCAGCAGCTTCTGGACGACCAGGCCGATTGCCTGGAAACGTTGACCCTGGCGGTCAACAAACATCACCAGCAGGCGCTGGCGCTGGCTCACGCGTTGCACGAGAGCCGCGTGGTCTATGCCCGCGAACTGACGCAGCTGATTACCGACAGTATGCATTCGCTGTCGATGCCGCACGGTCAGTTCACGATTGACGTCCTGTTTGAGGAGCACCACCTGACGGCGGAAGGCGCCGATCGCATCGATTTCCGCGTGTCCACGAACCCAGGCCAGCCGCTGCAGCCGCTCGCGAAAGTCGCCTCCGGCGGCGAGCTCTCCCGTATCGCGCTGGCGATTCAGGTGATTACCGCGCGTAAGATGGAAACCCCGGCGCTGATTTTCGATGAAGTGGATGTGGGCATCAGCGGTCCGACGGCGGCGGTGGTCGGTAAACTGCTGCGCCAGCTCGGCGAATCGACGCAGGTGATGTGTGTGACCCACCTGCCGCAAGTCGCGGGTTGCGGCCACCATCATTTCTTCGTCAGCAAAGAGACTGATGGCGCGATGACCGAAACCCATATGCAGCCGCTGGATAAAAAAGCCCGCCTGCAGGAGCTGGCCCGCCTGCTGGGCGGCAGTGAGGTGACGCGCAATACACTGGCGAACGCCAAAGAGCTGCTGGCGGCATAATTATCGCCAGGGCGGGGCTCTGCGCCCCGTCCTTTCGCTCAGAAAAGCAGCAACAGAAGCGCGCGGCGTGCTTTAATCGCTTTTTGGGCTAACTTTTTTCCTCCGCTACGGTCATAGTGAAGCGCCTTAAGGTTTTAAACTGACTGAAGGTTTATTATCATCGGCTAATTATGTATGAGCCGCGTGTTGCTCGGGCCCGAAAAGGAATCTAATCACTATGCGCTGTAAAACGCTGACTGCTGCCGCAGCGGTCCTTCTGATGTTGACCGCAGGCTGTTCTACTCTGGAGCGAGTGGTTTACCGCCCCGACATTAACCAGGGTAACTACCTGACGCCTACCGACATTGCTAAAATCCGTATCGGCATGACGCAACAGCAGGTTGCTTACGCGCTGGGTACGCCGATGATGACGGACCCGTTCGGCAGCAATACGTGGTTCTACGTTTTCCGTCAGCAGCCGGGCCATCAGGATGTCACTCAGCAAACGCTGACCCTGACCTTCAACAGCAACGGCGTGCTGACCAATATGGATAACAAACCGAAGCTCGACGCGCAGCGTTAATCGCGCATGATGCTCAAACGAAAAAAGGTGCCTGAGAGGCACCTTTTTTATTGGGCGTTTTATGGCGTGAGCTTAACGCCCACCGAGACTAACGCGTACCGCGGCTTACTTTCTCGCCGCGCGTTCGGCGCGCTGGCGGCGTAGCTCTTTCGGGTCGGCTATCAGCGGCCGGTAAATTTCCACCCGGTCGCCATCATTAAGCCTATCGGCAAGCTTCACCGGACGGCTGTAAATCCCGACCTTATTCTTTTTCAGATCGATATCTTTACGCAGCTCCAGCAGGCCGGAGGCGATAATCGCCTCTTCCACCGATGCGCCTTCAGGCAGTTTTACCTTCTGCAGGTACTGTTTTTCGGGCAGGGCATACGCCACTTCCACCTGAATCTCACCCGGCACTGTAAACCTCTTTGGCGCGCTGCGAGAACGCCTGCACCATGCTGGAGGCGAGCTCTTTAAACACCCGGCCAAACGCGAGTTCGATGAGCTTGTTGGTGAATTCAAAATCGAGATTAAATTCAATCTGGCAGGCGTCTTCGGTCAGCGGCGTAAATTTCCAGCCGCCCATCAGTTTCTTGAAGGGGCCATCGACCAGATGCATCAAAATGCTCTGATTGCTGATCAGCGTATTGCGGGTGGTGAACGTCTTGCTGATGCCGGCTTTCGACACTTCGACCGCCGCCGTCATCTGGCCCGGAGACGATTCCAGCACGCGGCTTCCTACGCAGCCTGGCAGAAACTCAGGGTAGGATTTCACATCGTTCACTAACTTGTACATCTGCTCAGCGCTGTAAGGCACCAGGGCAGTACGACTAATCTGGGGCATAGTATTTCCTGTGAGTCATACGACTTAGAAATAATAACATTTATCATCCATTAAACAAAAACTCGCCGGCAGACATGCTAAGATAACCCTTTTCCACCCCGGGAAAGGGGTGCGTTTTACGACCGGATTACCTATACTGAGCGGCACTATGACCAAGAAAAAAGCACACAAACCTGGCTCAGCCACTATTGCGCTCAACAAGCGCGCCCGCCATGAGTACTTCATCGAAGAAGAGTTTGAAGCAGGTCTGGCGCTCCAGGGCTGGGAAGTAAAATCCCTGCGCGCAGGCAAAGCCAACATCGGCGACAGTTACGTGATCCTGAAAGATGGCGAGGCGTATCTGTTTGGGGCAAACTTCCAGCCGCTGAACGTGGCGTCCACCCATGTAGTCTGCGACCCGACGCGCACCCGTAAGCTGCTGCTGAATCAGCGCGAGCTGGATAGTCTGTATGGCCGCATGAACCGCGAAGGTTATACCGTGGTGGCGTTATCGCTGTACTGGAAAAACGCCTGGTGCAAAGTCAAAATCGGCGTGGCGAAAGGTAAGAAGCAGCACGATAAGCGCTCCGACCTGAAAGAGCGCGAATGGCAGCTTGATAAAGCACGCATTATGAAAAACGCAGGGCGCTAAGCGTACCGACAAAAAAACCGGCGACAGCCGGTTTTTTTATGGACGTGGCGAGCACGAGACGTGCCGCTATAGCGCGGTAGGTGCGCTGCGCTTACCCACCCTACATGGCTGCATCACCCTTTATCGCCTTTGGTGGGTGCGCTTACCCACCTACAAACTTATGGATATCCCTGCGTAGGGCGGGTAAGCGCAGCGCACCCGCCACCTCAATATCAATAACACCCGCCACCTCACTCTCACGCCACAAACCTACCGCTCCCTTAACGCCTCTTTCACCTTGTTGAGCGGCTTAATCAAATAGTCGAGCACCGTTTTCTGTCCGGTTTTAATCTCCACGTTCGCGACCATCCCCGGCAGGATCGGGAAGCGCTTGCCGTTACGGTTCTTCAGTTCCGCGCTCTGCGTGCGCACATAAACCCGGTAATAAAACTGATCGCGCTTCACTTCATCCTGGAGCGTATCGGGCGAGACCATCTCCACCTCGCCTTTCAGATCACCGTAAATAGACGAATCGTAGGCCGTGATCTTCACCGTCGCCGGTAACCCAGGCCGGATATAGGCGATATCGCGCGGATTAATGCGCGTTTCCACCAGCAATTGATCTTCCAGCGGGACTATCTCCATCAGCTTGCCGCCGGGCTGGAGCACGCCGCCCACCGTCGTCACCTGGATATCTTTCACCACCCCGCGCACCGGCGAAAACAGCGTGGCGCGATCGAGTTGATCCGCCTTGCCCGCCATTGCCTGCAACTGGGCGTCGAGATCGGCGTTATTCTTCACCTGCTCTTCACGCGCGCGCACCGCAAACTGGTTACGCGCGTCGTCCATTTTGCCTTTCAGCTCCGCGGCCTGACGCTGCAAACGAATAACTTCCACTTCACTGGCGGCGCCCTTCGCCACCAGCGGCTGGGTCATGCGCAGTTCCGCCATCACCAGATTGTAAGTTTTTTGCAGGTTCTCCAGCGTCTCGTCAAGGTTGCGGCGGCGCGATTCATAGAGCTGGCGTTCGCGGGCCACCAGCGCCGATTCACGCAGCGACTCCTCGCTAAACTGAAGCGGTTCGCCGGTCAGCTCCGAGCGCAGCCGCTCGCTGGAGGCGCGCAGCGCGCGCGCTCTCGCCGCCGCCTCGCCATAGTTCGACTGAAACCGCGTCGGGTCGAGCCGCGCCAGCATCTGCCCGCGCTCCACCACATCGCCTTCATGCACCATCAGCGCGTTGACAATCCCGCCGTCCAGACTCTCAATCACCTGCGCGCGGCTCGACGGCGTTATTTTGCCGGTGCCGACCGTCACTTCATCGAGCGTCGCAAACCACGCCCAGACGAAAAACAGCACCAGCGCCGCCAGCGTCAGCCAGATAACCGACGAATAAAAACGCCCCTGACGCGCCAGCTCTTCCTGCATGGTTAATTGGCTCATCAATGCTCCTTACGCCACCGAGGCGACGTTGCTGTTGCGCTGCGCCGTCTGCAAAATGGCGTCGCGCGGGCCGTCCGCCACCACTTTGCCGTTCTCCATCACCACCACCCGGTCGACCAGCGACAGCAGCGCCGGGCGGTGCGTCACCAGCACCAGCGTGCGGCCGGTCAGCCACTGATGAAGCTGGCGAATAACATAGCTTTCCAGCTGTTCATCCATCGAGGCGGTCGGCTCATCCAGCAGCACAATCTGCGGGTTACGCACCAGCAGACGGCTCAACAACACCATCTGGCGCTGCCCGCCGGAAAGTCCGCGCCCGCCTTCGTTAATCAGCCGGTCGAGGCTTGCGGCGTCATGCTGCACCATTGAGAGCGCGCCGCTGATACGCAGCGCCTGCAACAGCTCGGCATCCGTGGCGTTGGGGTGCCCGAGCATCAGGTTCTGGCGCAGCGTACCGAAAAAGAGCCGCGACTCCTGCGACAGAAACCCCACCTGGCGACGCACATCCATCGGATCGATATGCGCCAGATCCACGCCGTCGATAATCACTTTGCCCTTGCTCGCCTGCGCCTGACCGGAAAGCAGCTTCAGCAGGGTGGATTTCCCGGCGCCCACTTTGCCGAGGATCGCCACACGCTCGCCGGGCTTAATGTCAAGCGACGGGACCAGCAGCGCCTGATCGCCCTTCTCTTTGTCATAGCTGTACTGCACATCCTGAAACTGATAATGGCCCGCCAGCACCGGGCAGTGCGCCATCTTGCTGCCCGCTTCTTTATCGAGCGGCTTTTTCAGCAGTTCATTCAGCCCGCTCATGGCGGTTTTGGCGTGCTGCCAGCGGGAAAAGACCATCGTCAGCTGCATTAACGGCGCCAGCGTGCGTGAAGAAAGCAGGCTGCACGCCACCAGCGTCCCGGTGGTGATTTGCCCGTCGAGCACCAGATAACTGCCGAATACCAGCATGCCGGCGTAGGTAATTTGCTGCACCGTCGAGGCCCAGCCGCTTAAGCGCGCGCCCCAGACGCGCTGCTTCATGCCGATGCTCGCGCCGACGCTGTGCGTGTGTTCCCACTGACGCTGAAAATAGGGCTCCGCCTGCAGCGCTTTAATATCTTCAACGCCCTCGATCGACTCCACCAGCACGGCATTGCGGATAGCGCTCTCGCGCATCCCCTCTTTGGCGAGCTTTGCCATCGGCCACTGGATCAAAAGCCCCGGGATCACAATCAGCGGGATCGCGATAAGCGGGATCGCCACCAGTTGCCCGCCCACCAGCGCCATGATCCCGAGAAACAGCAGCACGAACGGAATATCCATCGCCGCGCCGACGGTCGTGGAGGTCAGCAGCTCGCGCACCTGATCGATTTCACGCAGCTGTGAGATAAACGATCCGGTAGATTTTGGCCGTTCGTCGTTTTTAATCGCCATCGCGCGGGCATAAAACAGCGACGATACATTGAGATCGATATGCTTGCCCATGATGTCGGAAACGTGCGTGCGGGCAAGGCGAATGAAAAACTCAAACAGCGCCGCCAGCAGCACCCCGAAGAACAGCACCCACAGCGTCGGGAACGACTCCGCCGGGATCACGCGGTCATAGACCTGCATCGAGAACAGAATGCCTGCCAGCGCCAGCACGTTGCCGAGCACCGACGCCAGCGAAATCTCCGCAAGCTTACGTCCGGTGTGCCGGAAGTGGCGCCAGAACCAGTGTTGTTCATAAGGACGGGTGAAATCATCGATGCGCGCGTCGCGCCCGCGCGCGGCGATACCGAGCAGCGCCACGTCGGGTTTAACGCGCTTTAGCAGCGCCTCCAGCGGTTCTTCGCGCACCAGGTCGCCGCCCTCGCTCAGCCAGTAAGTCACCACGCCGTCGGCGTCGATCGCTTCCAGCAGCATCAACCCGCCCTCTTCCAGCTGCACGATGACCGGCAGCGTCTGGCTGTTCCAGCGCATATTTTTAATGGGCGTCAGGCGCACCTGTAAGCCCATCAGCGCCGCGAGCCGGTCGAGTCGCGGCTCCAGCGGCAAATTTTCAAACCAGCGCATCTGCTGGCGCACCGCCGGCGCGTCGGCGGGCAGTCCGAAGCGCCCGGCCGCGCGCGTCATGGCGCGGATCCAGCTTTCGGTATCGGGGATCTGGGACATCGCTACTCCTTAAAGTGCCGCGCTTACAGCGACGGCAGGGTATCGCCGGTCATGCGGGCGCGTTCAATGCCGAGCATATCGAGCAGGTTATCCACCGCGGCGGCGTAGCGCACTGCCGCATCCCACGCGTCATAGCGGGCGGTAATGGCGAGCGTGTCGGCCTGGAAAACATCCTGTTCGATGCTCAGAAGATCGTTAAGGCTGCGTTTGCTGAGCCGGTATTCATCGCGGTACACCTCGCGGGCGTGCCCGGCGCTGGCTATTTGCTGTTCACCCGCCTGCTGGCGCTGCTGCGCGCCGGTCAGATCGGCCCAGGCGGTGGCGGCTTTCTGGTTAATATCAAGCTTGCTCGCCTCGACATCCGCGCGCGCGCGCTGGCGCGATCGCCTTCTGCCGCCTCCACGCGGGCGCTCACGGCGCCGCCCTGATAGACCGGCGCGTCCACCACCAGCTGCACCTGATCATCCCAGTAGTTGGCATTATCGTTCTGGTAGCGCGTGCGCCCGGCCTGCACCGATACCGTCGGCCAGTGCTGGGCCTGCGCCTGGCGGATGCGCTGTTCGGCGGCCAGCTGTTTGGCCTGAGC
Encoded proteins:
- the yfjG gene encoding UPF0083 protein yfjG yields the protein MPQISRTALVPYSAEQMYKLVNDVKSYPEFLPGCVGSRVLESSPGQMTAAVEVSKAGISKTFTTRNTLISNQSILMHLVDGPFKKLMGGWKFTPLTEDACQIEFNLDFEFTNKLIELAFGRVFKELASSMVQAFSQRAKEVYSAG
- the ppnK gene encoding Probable inorganic polyphosphate/ATP-NAD kinase translates to MVPLSTPIRTTRKMNNHFNCIGIVGHPRHPTALTTHEMLWRWLLDRGYDVIIEQQIAEELKLSDARTGTLAEIGQQADLAVVVGGDGNMLGAARVLARYDISVIGINRGNLGFLTDLDPDNAQQQLADVLEGHYIREQRFLLEAQVCQKNCQKRISTAINEVVLHPGKVAHMIEFEVYIDEKFAFSQRSDGLIISTPTGSTAYSLSAGGPILTPSLDAITLVPMFPHTLSARPLVINSSSTIRLRFSNMRSDLEISCDSQIALPIQEGEDVFIRRCDYPLNLIHPKDYSYFNTLSSKLGWSKKLF
- the smpA gene encoding Small protein A, whose translation is MRCKTLTAAAAVLLMLTAGCSTLERVVYRPDINQGNYLTPTDIAKIRIGMTQQQVAYALGTPMMTDPFGSNTWFYVFRQQPGHQDVTQQTLTLTFNSNGVLTNMDNKPKLDAQR
- the smpB gene encoding SsrA-binding protein, with translation MTKKKAHKPGSATIALNKRARHEYFIEEEFEAGLALQGWEVKSLRAGKANIGDSYVILKDGEAYLFGANFQPLNVASTHVVCDPTRTRKLLLNQRELDSLYGRMNREGYTVVALSLYWKNAWCKVKIGVAKGKKQHDKRSDLKEREWQLDKARIMKNAGR
- the rnfH gene encoding Protein rnfH, whose product is MPGEIQVEVAYALPEKQYLQKVKLPEGASVEEAIIASGLLELRKDIDLKKNKVGIYSRPVKLADRLNDGDRVEIYRPLIADPKELRRQRAERAARK
- the recN gene encoding DNA repair protein recN; amino-acid sequence: MKPVYTVCNYSSVSLYRKAAMLAQLTISNFAIVRELEIDFNAGMTAITGETGAGKSIAIDALGLCLGGRAEGDMVRAGASRADLCARFALKDTPAALRWLEENQLEDGSECLLRRVISSDGRSRGFINGTAVPLSQLRELGQLLIQIHGQHAHQLLLKPEHQKRLLDGYAGEGDLMAQMAQSYRQWHQSCRDLALHQQQSQERAARAELLHYQLKELNEFNPQAGEFEQIDEEYKRLANSGQLLSTSQQALNLLADAEDANLQSQLYSARNLVTDLVGMDDKLSGVLNMLEEAAIQLSEASDELRHYCERLDLDPNRLYELEQRISRQITLARKHHIAPEELPAFHQKLLEEQQLLDDQADCLETLTLAVNKHHQQALALAHALHESRVVYARELTQLITDSMHSLSMPHGQFTIDVLFEEHHLTAEGADRIDFRVSTNPGQPLQPLAKVASGGELSRIALAIQVITARKMETPALIFDEVDVGISGPTAAVVGKLLRQLGESTQVMCVTHLPQVAGCGHHHFFVSKETDGAMTETHMQPLDKKARLQELARLLGGSEVTRNTLANAKELLAA